Proteins encoded together in one Miscanthus floridulus cultivar M001 chromosome 16, ASM1932011v1, whole genome shotgun sequence window:
- the LOC136512525 gene encoding ERBB-3 BINDING PROTEIN 1-like — MSSDDEVREQKELDLSSNDVVTKYKAAAEILNNALKLVVSECKPKAKIVDLCEKGDSFIREQTGNVYKNAKRKIERGIAFPTCVSVNNTVCHFSPLATDDAVLEENDMVKIDMGCHIDGFIAVVAHTHVIANGPVTGRAADVLAAANTAAEVAMRLVRPGKKNKDVTEAIQKVAAAYDCKIVEGVLSHQLKQFVIDGNKVVLSVSNADTKVDDADFEENEVYAIDIVTSTGEGKPKLLDEKQTTIYKRAVDKNYHLKMKASRFIFSEISQKFPIMPFTARALEEKRARLGLVECMNHELLQPYPVLHEKPGDLVAHIKFTVLLMPNGSDKITSHLLQELKPTKSIEDNAEIKAWLALGTKSKKKGGGKKKKGKKGDAAEADPMEATNGASQE; from the exons ATGTCGTCGGACGATGAGGTCAGGGAGCAGAAGGAGCTCGACCTCTCCTCCAACGACGTCGTCACTAAGTACAAGGCTGCCGCCGAAATCCTCAACA ATGCTCTGAAGCTGGTTGTGTCTGAGTGCAAGCCAAAAGCGAAGATTGTTGACCTTTGTGAGAAGGGCGACTCTTTCATAAGAGA GCAAACTGGGAATGTCTACAAGAATGCAAAGAGGAAGATTGAAAGGGGCATTGCTTTCCCAACCTGTGTGTCCGTGAATAACACCGTATGCCACTTCTCACCACTTGCCACAGATGATGCAGTTCTGGAAGAAAATGATATGGTTAAAAT TGATATGGGCTGTCATATTGATGGCTTTATTGCTGTGGTGGCACATACACATGTAATAGCAAATGGGCCTGTCACAGGAAGAGCAGCTGATGTTCTTGCTGCTGCCAACACAGCAGCAGAAGTTGCTATGCGACTTGTAAGACCTGGGAAGAAG AATAAGGATGTTACTGAAGCAATTCAGAAAGTTGCTGCTGCTTACGATTGCAAAATTGTGGAAGGTGTTCTTAGCCATCAACTGAAACAATTTGTGATTGATGGTAACAAAGTTGTTCTCAGTGTCTCCAATGCTGACACAAAGGTTGATGATGCTGACTTTGAAGAAAATGAAGTCTATGCAATCGATATTGTCACCAGCACTGGGGAGGGGAAG cccaagttattggatgAGAAGCAGACCACCATCTACAAAAGGGCTGTAGACAAGAATTATCACTTGAAGATGAAAGCGTCAAGGTTTATTTTCAGTGAGATTAGCCAGAAGTTCCCAATCATGCCTTTTACTGCTAG GGCATTAGAAGAGAAGCGTGCACGCTTAGGCTTGGTGGAATGCATGAACCATGAGCTATTACAGCCGTACCCTGTACTTCATGAGAAGCCAG GTGATCTTGTTGCACACATAAAGTTCACTGTGCTTCTGATGCCCAATGGATCAGATAAGATTACATCACATCTGCTACAGGAGCTAAAGCCCACAAAATCCATTGAAGACAATGCTGAGATAAAGGCATGGCTTGCTTTGGGGACAAAAtcaaagaagaagggtggtggaaagaagaagaaag GCAAGAAAGGAGATGCAGCAGAAGCAGATCCCATGGAGGCGACAAACGGTGCAAGCCAAGAATAA